A window of the Oscillospiraceae bacterium genome harbors these coding sequences:
- the pstB gene encoding phosphate ABC transporter ATP-binding protein PstB: protein MHALTNLSMQIPENRITAFIGPSGCGKSTCLKTLNRMNDLVEGCRITGSVTIDGEDIYSPHTDVTLLRKRAGMVFQKANPFPMSIYDNIAYGPKIHGIKSKSKLDEIVETSLRAAALWDEVKDRLKKSALGMSGGQQQRLCIARALAVQPEILLMDEPTSALDPISTLKIEDLMEDLRKKYTVVIVTHNMQQAARIADNTAFFLLGHLVEYTNTTDMFNNPADERTERYITGRFG, encoded by the coding sequence AGATTCCTGAAAACCGCATTACTGCGTTTATCGGGCCTTCCGGCTGCGGCAAGTCCACCTGCCTGAAAACGCTGAACCGCATGAATGACCTGGTAGAGGGCTGCCGCATTACCGGCTCTGTCACCATTGACGGCGAGGATATTTACAGCCCGCATACAGATGTAACCCTGCTGCGCAAGCGCGCGGGCATGGTGTTTCAAAAAGCAAATCCGTTTCCTATGAGTATTTATGATAATATTGCCTATGGCCCTAAAATACATGGCATTAAAAGCAAGTCCAAACTGGACGAAATCGTAGAAACCAGCCTGCGCGCGGCTGCTTTGTGGGACGAGGTAAAAGACCGACTGAAAAAGAGCGCCCTAGGAATGTCTGGCGGGCAGCAGCAGCGCCTGTGTATTGCGCGTGCGCTGGCTGTACAGCCGGAAATCCTGCTGATGGACGAACCGACCAGTGCACTGGACCCAATCTCTACCCTGAAAATTGAGGACCTGATGGAAGATCTGCGCAAAAAGTATACGGTAGTCATTGTGACACATAATATGCAGCAGGCGGCGCGTATTGCGGACAACACCGCTTTCTTCCTGCTGGGACATCTGGTCGAGTACACGAATACTACGGATATGTTCAACAACCCGGCGGATGAGCGTACCGAGCGCTACATTACCGGCCGTTTCGGCTAA
- the phoU gene encoding phosphate signaling complex protein PhoU codes for MPRKHFDHELEQLTEKITEMGDAIHTSIASTIRALRTGDVQLARRVVAGDNDVDRMEHENEKTCMNLIVSQQPIAGDLRNIAGSLKILTDMEREADQCADICEMVAAGGLPGSQSLPLCHIVNTLEKVETMFTGAMDVFLSRDAKRAKEICMADDEIDSLFSKIVLEVCSSITQDSANVMREVDLLFIIKYVERMGDHATNIAEWVLYMVTGEHEDLNEGEETFP; via the coding sequence ATGCCCAGAAAGCACTTTGACCACGAACTGGAACAGCTGACCGAAAAGATTACCGAAATGGGGGACGCAATTCACACCAGCATTGCCTCTACTATCCGCGCCCTGCGCACAGGGGACGTGCAGCTTGCCCGCAGGGTCGTGGCAGGCGACAATGACGTTGACCGCATGGAGCACGAAAACGAAAAGACCTGTATGAATTTAATTGTCAGCCAGCAGCCCATTGCCGGCGACCTGCGCAATATCGCGGGCAGCTTAAAAATTTTGACAGATATGGAGCGCGAAGCGGACCAGTGCGCAGATATCTGCGAAATGGTAGCTGCGGGCGGCCTGCCCGGCAGCCAAAGTCTGCCGCTATGCCATATTGTCAACACCCTAGAAAAGGTAGAGACCATGTTTACCGGCGCCATGGATGTCTTTTTAAGCCGCGACGCCAAGCGTGCCAAAGAAATTTGTATGGCCGATGATGAAATCGATTCTCTTTTCAGTAAAATTGTGCTGGAGGTCTGCTCTTCCATTACGCAGGACTCTGCCAATGTAATGCGAGAAGTAGACCTTTTGTTTATTATCAAGTATGTAGAGCGCATGGGCGACCATGCTACCAATATTGCCGAGTGGGTTCTCTATATGGTTACCGGTGAGCACGAGGACTTAAACGAAGGTGAGGAAACCTTTCCATAA
- a CDS encoding response regulator transcription factor, with the protein MALIYIADDERNIRKLIAFGLKDAGFETGEFPDGETLLQGVRLRRPDAILLDWMMPGMDGLQICRALRQGEETRSVPILMLTAKGEEIDKVLGLEMGADDYITKPFGMKELCARVRAVLRRAAQQPDLPEPVLSASGITVDITRHTVQKDGRQIELTAKEFDLLCMLMRHAGRVLTRDTLLDKVWGVSYFGDTRTVDVHVRYLRQKIEDNPDKPACILTVRGVGYKFCAQEDEAV; encoded by the coding sequence GTGGCTCTGATCTATATTGCGGACGATGAAAGAAATATCCGAAAGCTTATCGCGTTTGGGCTCAAAGATGCCGGGTTTGAGACCGGCGAGTTTCCGGATGGCGAGACCCTGCTGCAGGGGGTCCGGCTGCGCCGGCCGGACGCAATTCTGCTGGACTGGATGATGCCCGGCATGGATGGGTTGCAGATCTGCCGCGCCCTGCGCCAGGGGGAAGAGACCCGCTCAGTGCCAATCCTGATGCTTACCGCCAAAGGAGAAGAAATCGACAAGGTGCTCGGCCTGGAAATGGGCGCGGACGACTACATAACAAAACCTTTCGGTATGAAAGAACTATGCGCCCGCGTACGTGCTGTGCTGCGGCGCGCAGCGCAGCAGCCGGACTTGCCAGAACCGGTGCTTTCTGCCAGCGGTATCACGGTGGATATTACCCGCCACACCGTACAGAAAGACGGGCGGCAGATTGAGTTGACCGCAAAAGAATTTGACTTGCTGTGCATGCTCATGCGCCACGCCGGCCGGGTGCTGACACGCGATACCCTGCTCGACAAGGTCTGGGGCGTTTCTTATTTTGGCGATACCCGCACAGTGGATGTGCATGTGCGCTATCTGCGGCAGAAAATTGAGGATAATCCCGACAAGCCAGCCTGCATTTTGACAGTGCGCGGCGTGGGGTACAAATTCTGTGCGCAGGAGGATGAGGCCGTTTGA
- a CDS encoding ATP-binding protein, which yields MKKKLTLLNVLIVILSFSTAFLLCAFQVRSQYGQEFSRRLDAVLSLSSLDIDNIQKNPQGEAERLGASLQKTGQQMRVSIISTGGRVLGDSEKRDINENHLQRPEVQQALKSGRGYDLRLSETTHEYYLYAALKVNQQSIIRVALRTTEMDSVMLILARNAGLCLLLGILIACAVTLPLVARALHPLQDLTNTAEEISRGNFSSRVSVKDAKDEVGRLARSFNRMTRSTENAITELRRNQSRLKGLLEGMDDGVLAIDSDDHILFFNERARMLLSCPALSVGAPMDTSLVLSHVGRVMHRAKDSGRPCKDQITGVTAGQQFTVYAAVVEDGSSVLAVISDISRMKRLEQMRSEFVGNVTHELKTPLTSIRASIELLKSGSRDKETRAYFYDVLDMEAERLQNLIDDMLALSRLENMREDPAAQPICVERAVAASVERLQPVAEKDRVAVSYQVDPKMYVCCAPTRLEQLFSNLIENAVKYNHPGGRVEITGTAQREIAVVRVRDTGIGIAPEHIPRLFERFYRVDTSRSREIGGTGLGLSIVKHIAVLYGGDISVESRVGEGSVFTVRLPLAHPEKGQRELPV from the coding sequence TTGAAAAAGAAACTGACCCTGCTGAATGTGCTGATTGTAATTCTCAGCTTTTCGACGGCCTTTCTGCTGTGTGCTTTTCAGGTGCGCAGCCAGTATGGGCAGGAGTTCAGCCGCCGGCTGGATGCGGTTCTTTCTTTATCTTCTTTAGATATTGACAACATACAGAAAAATCCGCAGGGCGAGGCTGAGCGCCTGGGCGCCTCTTTGCAAAAGACCGGCCAGCAGATGCGCGTCAGCATCATCAGTACGGGCGGCCGCGTGCTGGGCGACAGCGAAAAGCGCGACATCAATGAAAACCACCTGCAGCGCCCCGAGGTGCAGCAGGCCCTGAAAAGCGGCCGCGGCTATGATCTGCGTCTGAGTGAAACCACCCATGAGTATTATTTGTATGCTGCTCTGAAAGTTAATCAGCAGTCTATTATTCGCGTGGCGCTGCGCACAACAGAGATGGACAGCGTCATGCTCATTTTGGCACGCAACGCGGGTTTGTGTCTGCTGCTCGGTATTCTGATTGCCTGTGCAGTTACGCTGCCTCTGGTCGCGCGGGCGCTGCATCCTCTGCAGGATCTGACCAATACTGCCGAAGAAATCAGCCGGGGCAATTTTTCGAGCCGTGTGTCTGTAAAAGATGCAAAAGACGAGGTTGGCCGGCTGGCGCGTTCTTTTAATCGTATGACCCGCAGTACAGAAAATGCTATTACTGAATTGCGGCGAAACCAGAGCCGGCTCAAGGGACTTTTAGAGGGCATGGACGACGGCGTGCTTGCGATAGACAGCGATGACCATATCCTGTTTTTCAATGAGCGCGCACGCATGCTGCTTTCCTGTCCCGCACTCAGCGTAGGGGCACCGATGGATACCAGTTTGGTATTAAGTCATGTCGGCCGGGTAATGCACCGTGCCAAAGACAGCGGCAGACCGTGCAAAGACCAGATCACGGGTGTTACGGCCGGGCAGCAGTTTACGGTGTATGCGGCGGTCGTAGAGGACGGCAGCAGCGTACTTGCGGTCATCAGCGATATCAGCCGCATGAAGCGGCTGGAGCAGATGCGCAGCGAGTTTGTCGGCAATGTTACGCACGAACTGAAGACACCGCTCACCTCCATACGTGCCAGTATCGAACTGCTGAAAAGCGGCAGCCGCGATAAGGAAACACGCGCCTACTTTTACGATGTGCTGGATATGGAAGCTGAGCGCCTGCAGAATCTCATTGACGATATGCTGGCACTTTCGCGCCTGGAAAACATGCGTGAAGACCCCGCAGCACAGCCGATTTGTGTGGAGCGGGCAGTTGCTGCCAGCGTGGAGCGCCTGCAGCCGGTGGCGGAAAAAGACCGGGTTGCTGTTTCTTATCAGGTTGACCCGAAAATGTACGTCTGCTGTGCCCCAACGCGGCTGGAGCAGCTCTTTTCCAATTTGATTGAAAATGCGGTCAAGTACAACCACCCCGGCGGGCGGGTTGAGATTACAGGCACTGCCCAGAGAGAAATTGCCGTGGTGCGCGTGCGCGACACAGGCATCGGCATTGCGCCGGAGCATATCCCGCGCTTGTTTGAGCGCTTTTACCGGGTCGATACCAGCCGCTCCCGCGAGATTGGCGGCACCGGACTGGGCCTGTCAATTGTAAAGCACATTGCTGTGCTGTATGGCGGCGATATCAGCGTAGAGAGCCGGGTAGGTGAGGGCTCCGTGTTTACGGTGCGTCTGCCGCTTGCACACCCCGAAAAAGGACAGCGCGAGCTGCCCGTATAA
- a CDS encoding alanine--tRNA ligase-related protein has product METQKLYYENVYQRTFCAKVLSCEKAKAGWNVVLDRTAFYPEGGGQPGDQGVLDRVNVLDTHMKNGVILHRTDASLPVGKRVTGGINWPLRRSRMQEHTGEHILSGVLHRFFGVTNVGFHMGSACVTLDLDKPLDAHQVALGERLANEAVYQDLPVRIDYPDAKTLKTLDYRSKKELTGRVRIVTIPGYDVCACCGTHVAHTGEIGMVKVIGQMHYKGGVRISMLCGSRALKDYDAQLCSVSAVSGLLSAKPEKVTDAVEHLLSEKAALQQRLDTVQNELFAKKAADVQPGTNGMLCCFEADLQPDDLRRYVSLLSPKCRCAAVFSGEEGSYHFVLASEAEDIRPLGKEMGKALHGRGGGKPHFLQGQVQASRAEIEAWFAKKQL; this is encoded by the coding sequence TTGGAAACGCAAAAACTCTACTATGAAAATGTTTATCAGCGCACGTTCTGTGCAAAGGTGCTTTCCTGTGAAAAGGCAAAGGCCGGTTGGAATGTTGTGCTGGACCGCACTGCTTTTTACCCGGAGGGTGGCGGTCAGCCGGGCGATCAGGGCGTGCTCGACCGCGTAAATGTACTGGATACTCACATGAAAAACGGTGTAATTCTGCACCGCACCGATGCCTCCCTGCCAGTGGGAAAACGCGTGACCGGCGGTATTAACTGGCCGCTGCGCCGCTCCCGTATGCAGGAGCACACCGGTGAACATATTCTTTCCGGCGTACTGCACCGTTTCTTTGGGGTGACGAACGTCGGCTTTCACATGGGCAGCGCCTGCGTTACGCTGGATTTGGACAAGCCGCTTGATGCCCACCAGGTTGCTTTGGGCGAGCGCCTTGCCAACGAAGCAGTATATCAGGACCTGCCGGTACGGATTGACTACCCGGATGCCAAGACCCTGAAAACGCTGGATTACCGCAGCAAAAAAGAATTGACGGGCCGTGTGCGCATTGTCACCATTCCCGGCTACGATGTGTGTGCCTGCTGTGGCACGCACGTTGCCCACACCGGCGAAATCGGCATGGTAAAGGTCATTGGTCAGATGCACTACAAGGGTGGTGTGCGTATTTCTATGCTCTGCGGCAGCCGTGCGTTGAAAGATTATGATGCGCAGCTGTGCTCTGTCAGCGCTGTTTCCGGCCTGCTGTCGGCAAAACCCGAAAAGGTAACGGATGCAGTAGAGCATTTACTTTCAGAAAAGGCAGCCCTGCAGCAGCGTTTGGACACCGTGCAGAATGAACTTTTCGCAAAGAAAGCGGCGGATGTACAGCCGGGCACAAACGGAATGCTGTGCTGTTTTGAGGCAGACCTGCAGCCAGATGACCTGCGGCGCTATGTTTCGCTGCTGTCGCCCAAATGCCGCTGCGCTGCTGTTTTCAGCGGGGAAGAGGGCAGCTACCATTTTGTGCTTGCCAGTGAGGCAGAGGATATCCGTCCGCTGGGTAAAGAGATGGGAAAAGCCCTGCACGGCCGCGGCGGCGGAAAACCGCACTTTCTGCAGGGACAGGTGCAGGCTTCCCGCGCGGAAATAGAAGCGTGGTTTGCAAAAAAACAGCTGTAA
- a CDS encoding acetate kinase — translation MKVLVINAGSSSLKYQLIDMDTEKMMCKGNCERIGMENGSFSVTTADGRKMSEDVQIADHKAAFEMVTKVLIDKTYGVVKSMDEISAIGHRVVQGGDLFDSSVLITDDVKKGIESLIPLAPLHNRPELDAINACEEVFGPRVPEVVVFDTSFHSTMPAKAYIYPIPWEYYEKYKVRRYGFHGTSHRYVSQHVAHLMHQPIEDLKIISCHIGNGSSITAIEGGKVVDTSMGLTPLDGFMMGTRSGSLDPSVVTYIMQKENLTAEEMDNILNRKSGMLGVSGYADDRDVTKAEIRGEPRATLAHQILFYQIAKFIGAYAAAMNGVDVITFEAGIGENQPSLRYAVCRYLRYLGVKIDALVNDATVHGKEGKISTFDSLVPVYTICTNEELMIARDTRAIVDKLTYANTEDKTVVDPEDI, via the coding sequence ATGAAAGTTTTGGTCATCAATGCCGGCAGCTCTTCTTTAAAGTATCAGCTGATTGACATGGACACCGAAAAGATGATGTGCAAAGGCAACTGCGAGCGAATCGGCATGGAAAACGGCTCTTTCAGCGTAACAACCGCTGACGGCCGCAAGATGTCAGAAGACGTGCAGATTGCCGACCATAAAGCGGCCTTTGAAATGGTCACTAAGGTGCTGATAGACAAAACCTACGGCGTTGTCAAGAGCATGGATGAAATCTCTGCTATTGGCCACCGCGTGGTGCAGGGCGGCGATTTGTTTGACTCCTCTGTGCTCATTACCGACGATGTAAAGAAAGGTATTGAAAGCCTCATTCCGCTGGCCCCGCTGCACAACCGCCCAGAACTTGACGCAATCAACGCCTGTGAAGAAGTCTTTGGTCCGCGTGTGCCGGAAGTCGTCGTTTTCGATACCAGTTTTCATTCTACCATGCCCGCAAAAGCTTACATCTATCCGATTCCGTGGGAATACTACGAAAAATACAAAGTACGCCGCTATGGCTTCCACGGCACCAGCCACCGCTATGTTTCGCAGCATGTTGCCCACTTGATGCATCAGCCGATTGAAGACCTGAAAATCATCAGCTGCCATATTGGCAATGGTTCCTCCATTACCGCCATTGAGGGCGGCAAAGTGGTAGACACCAGCATGGGCCTTACCCCTCTGGATGGCTTTATGATGGGCACACGCTCTGGCTCTTTGGACCCCTCTGTTGTCACATATATCATGCAGAAAGAAAACCTGACCGCAGAAGAAATGGACAATATCCTGAACCGTAAATCCGGTATGCTGGGTGTTTCTGGCTATGCGGATGACCGAGATGTCACCAAAGCCGAAATCCGCGGCGAACCCCGCGCCACACTGGCACACCAAATTCTTTTCTATCAGATTGCAAAGTTCATTGGCGCCTATGCGGCCGCTATGAACGGCGTAGATGTCATCACTTTTGAAGCAGGCATTGGCGAAAATCAGCCCAGCCTGCGCTATGCGGTCTGCCGCTACCTGCGCTACCTCGGTGTAAAAATTGACGCCCTGGTAAACGATGCAACGGTGCACGGCAAAGAGGGTAAGATCAGCACATTTGATTCGCTTGTGCCGGTATACACTATTTGCACCAACGAAGAACTGATGATTGCCCGCGATACACGCGCCATCGTCGACAAGCTGACCTACGCAAATACGGAAGATAAAACCGTGGTTGACCCCGAAGATATCTAA
- a CDS encoding nucleotidyltransferase family protein gives MRLAVVIAEYDPFHKGHAALLQAVRAAGATHAAVVMSGSFLQRGAAACFSKWSRTRQALCCGADLVAELPLPWAATGAETFARGGVALADALGADMLAFGSECGSAEQLSGVAALLLRPQLGEELRGRMKAGVPFAQAREAAVAALAGNKTAALLRGPNNILGIEYCKAIQQQGCGMSVFTVQRRGAGHGSLEENALPSAGRVRALLCCGDKSWVQALPPAGAAIAAAEVQAGQAPASLQNVERAVLYRLRTMSRQEYAALPDLSEGLENRLYAAARTACSLEAFYRMVKTRRYSLARLRRITLSAFLGLRAGDSTGLPPYLRVLGFGPNGREILGRAAQKGKLPLVTHTSDRQKLDSRGQSVLELENRAADIWALCCPAPCPAGLDLTTGILFPKKGECCT, from the coding sequence ATGCGTCTTGCGGTTGTCATCGCGGAATATGACCCATTTCACAAAGGCCATGCGGCACTGCTGCAGGCAGTGCGTGCTGCCGGGGCGACCCACGCGGCTGTGGTGATGAGCGGCAGCTTTCTACAGCGGGGGGCGGCGGCGTGCTTTTCCAAATGGTCGCGTACCCGCCAGGCGCTGTGCTGCGGGGCAGATTTGGTGGCAGAGCTGCCGCTGCCGTGGGCCGCAACGGGCGCTGAAACCTTTGCGCGCGGCGGCGTGGCTTTGGCAGATGCTCTGGGCGCGGACATGCTGGCTTTTGGCAGCGAGTGTGGCAGTGCCGAGCAGCTTTCCGGTGTGGCGGCGCTGCTGCTGCGGCCGCAGCTGGGGGAGGAACTGCGCGGCAGAATGAAAGCCGGCGTTCCTTTTGCACAGGCGCGGGAAGCGGCCGTGGCAGCCTTGGCCGGCAATAAGACGGCGGCCTTGCTGCGCGGGCCAAACAACATCTTGGGGATTGAGTACTGCAAGGCAATCCAGCAGCAGGGGTGTGGCATGTCTGTCTTTACCGTGCAGCGCCGCGGCGCTGGGCACGGCAGCTTGGAAGAGAACGCGCTTCCCTCAGCGGGCCGGGTTCGCGCGCTATTGTGCTGCGGCGACAAAAGCTGGGTGCAGGCGCTGCCACCCGCAGGCGCTGCCATTGCAGCAGCGGAAGTGCAGGCAGGCCAAGCTCCTGCCTCTCTGCAAAATGTGGAGCGTGCTGTGCTTTACCGCCTGCGCACAATGTCTCGGCAAGAGTACGCCGCCCTGCCGGATCTGAGCGAGGGACTGGAAAACCGCCTGTACGCGGCTGCTCGCACGGCCTGTTCACTGGAGGCGTTTTACCGCATGGTTAAAACGCGGCGTTACAGCCTTGCGCGCCTGCGCCGTATCACCCTTTCTGCTTTTCTGGGCCTGCGGGCGGGGGACAGCACCGGTCTTCCTCCCTACCTCAGGGTACTCGGATTTGGCCCGAATGGACGCGAAATTTTGGGCCGCGCTGCACAAAAAGGAAAACTTCCGCTGGTTACGCACACTTCTGACAGACAAAAACTTGACAGCAGAGGGCAAAGTGTGCTTGAATTAGAAAACAGAGCAGCGGATATTTGGGCACTTTGCTGTCCCGCGCCGTGTCCGGCAGGGTTGGATTTAACTACCGGCATTCTTTTCCCTAAAAAAGGTGAGTGTTGCACATGA
- a CDS encoding GNAT family N-acetyltransferase — protein sequence MIINIAGANLEKLLPLFAGCRETIAWSCLQGCMGSAFADNVQAPHSAQLLDANFCFFAGRPSAELVRHTAGKKEFLMIPPDTAWAGLIEQMWGSSAKRMVCCAFQPDKDAFQPEKLTELLVLPREAYRLVPIDKTIYSMTLQEKWSADLCGNFADEADYQKRGLGFAVLYRGKLAAGASSYTVYRGGIEIQVDTKEAFRRRGLAAACAAQLILTCLERGLYPVWDAAGRPSARLAQKLGYRFAGADPAYAVLAASPTG from the coding sequence ATGATTATCAACATAGCAGGCGCCAACCTAGAGAAACTGCTGCCCCTGTTTGCGGGCTGCCGGGAAACCATTGCGTGGTCCTGTCTGCAGGGCTGTATGGGGTCGGCTTTTGCCGACAATGTGCAGGCGCCACATTCGGCGCAGCTGCTCGATGCGAACTTCTGCTTTTTTGCGGGCCGGCCGTCTGCAGAGCTGGTGCGGCATACGGCGGGGAAAAAAGAGTTTCTGATGATTCCACCGGATACCGCGTGGGCGGGCCTGATTGAGCAGATGTGGGGCAGCAGTGCAAAGCGCATGGTGTGCTGCGCCTTTCAACCGGACAAAGATGCGTTTCAACCGGAAAAACTGACAGAGTTACTTGTCCTGCCGAGAGAGGCGTACCGGCTCGTGCCGATTGATAAAACCATTTACTCAATGACCCTGCAGGAAAAGTGGTCGGCCGACCTTTGCGGCAATTTTGCAGATGAAGCAGATTACCAAAAACGAGGTCTTGGCTTTGCTGTGCTGTACCGGGGAAAACTAGCCGCAGGGGCTTCCTCGTACACGGTGTACCGCGGCGGCATAGAAATTCAGGTCGATACAAAGGAAGCTTTTCGCCGCAGGGGACTGGCAGCGGCGTGTGCGGCACAGCTGATTCTCACATGTCTGGAGCGCGGCCTTTATCCTGTGTGGGATGCGGCCGGCCGCCCCTCAGCCCGCCTTGCACAAAAGCTCGGTTACCGTTTTGCCGGCGCTGATCCGGCATACGCTGTGTTGGCTGCTTCTCCGACAGGCTGA